From Streptomyces sp. NBC_01460, a single genomic window includes:
- a CDS encoding FadR/GntR family transcriptional regulator, which yields MGENHWGEGNRDVAEETGGPWSADRLLPALRPVRAGNGFEEALEQILQVVRLGLVPGGGRLPAERELAALLGISRVTLREVLKVLQEQGLIEARRGRYGGTFVLPRTGPADGDELRRRVTGTDIEDVLLFREVLESGAAGLCASRGLDDEGTDRLRRALAATHEAPLPDYRRLDTHFHLTLAELSGSPSLAARYAAVRATVNDLLDCIPLLVRNLEHSQHQHTVLVEAVLDGDEEAARAVAREHCAGTAALLRGFLA from the coding sequence ATGGGAGAAAACCATTGGGGGGAAGGGAATCGGGACGTGGCGGAAGAGACCGGGGGGCCTTGGTCCGCCGACCGGCTGCTGCCCGCGCTGCGGCCGGTCCGCGCGGGCAACGGGTTCGAGGAGGCGCTGGAGCAGATCCTCCAGGTGGTCAGGCTGGGGCTGGTGCCCGGCGGCGGGCGGCTGCCGGCCGAGCGTGAGCTGGCCGCGCTCCTCGGCATCAGCCGCGTCACCCTGCGGGAGGTCCTGAAGGTGCTTCAGGAACAGGGGCTGATCGAGGCGAGACGCGGCAGGTACGGCGGTACGTTCGTGCTGCCCCGCACCGGCCCGGCCGACGGTGACGAGCTGCGCCGCCGGGTGACGGGCACCGACATCGAGGACGTCCTGCTGTTCCGCGAGGTCCTGGAGTCGGGGGCGGCCGGGCTCTGCGCGTCGCGCGGCCTCGACGACGAGGGCACGGACCGGCTGCGGAGGGCTCTGGCTGCGACGCACGAGGCACCTCTGCCCGACTACCGCCGACTCGACACCCACTTCCACCTGACGCTCGCCGAGCTCTCCGGATCTCCCTCCCTCGCCGCCCGGTACGCGGCCGTCCGGGCGACCGTCAACGACCTGCTGGACTGCATCCCCCTGCTGGTGCGGAACCTCGAACACTCGCAGCACCAGCACACGGTCCTCGTCGAGGCGGTGCTCGACGGGGACGAGGAGGCGGCCCGCGCGGTGGCGCGCGAGCACTGCGCGGGGACGGCCGCGCTGCTCCGGGGCTTCCTGGCTTGA
- a CDS encoding gamma-glutamyl-gamma-aminobutyrate hydrolase family protein, whose amino-acid sequence MHEPLIGITTYLEPAARWGVWELPAAVLPSAYPQLVQRSGGLAALLPPDDPARAGAAVARLDGLVIAGGADVDPGLYGAERDFRTGPPAHERDTWEVALLRAARAAGTPVLGICRGMQLLNVAVGGTLTQHLDGHAGPFGKTGVLGEHTVTPVPGTLYGSLVPEVASVPTYHHQAVDRLAPGLVASAHAADGTVEAVELPGDQWVLGVQWHPEMGDDLRIMRALVEAARARTAALRPVAHHA is encoded by the coding sequence ATGCACGAACCGCTCATCGGCATCACGACCTATCTGGAGCCAGCGGCTCGCTGGGGCGTCTGGGAGCTCCCGGCGGCGGTGCTCCCCTCCGCCTATCCCCAGCTGGTCCAGCGCTCCGGCGGCCTCGCCGCGCTGCTGCCGCCCGACGACCCGGCGAGGGCAGGGGCGGCCGTCGCCCGGCTGGACGGTCTGGTGATCGCGGGCGGAGCCGACGTCGACCCCGGGCTGTACGGCGCGGAGCGCGACTTCAGGACGGGCCCTCCGGCGCATGAACGCGACACCTGGGAGGTGGCGCTGCTGCGCGCGGCGAGGGCTGCCGGCACTCCGGTGCTCGGGATCTGCCGCGGCATGCAGCTGCTCAATGTGGCCGTCGGCGGCACGCTGACCCAGCATCTGGACGGCCACGCGGGCCCGTTCGGGAAGACCGGGGTCCTCGGCGAGCACACGGTGACGCCGGTACCGGGGACGCTGTACGGCTCGCTGGTGCCGGAGGTGGCGTCCGTGCCCACCTACCACCACCAGGCCGTGGACCGGCTCGCGCCCGGTCTGGTGGCCTCCGCGCACGCGGCGGACGGCACGGTGGAGGCCGTCGAGCTGCCGGGCGACCAGTGGGTGCTGGGGGTCCAGTGGCACCCCGAGATGGGCGACGACCTCCGGATCATGCGGGCCCTGGTCGAGGCCGCCCGGGCCCGGACGGCGGCACTCCGGCCGGTCGCGCACCACGCCTGA
- a CDS encoding LysR family transcriptional regulator yields MSSPVPPPSSLSHRVPDLGAMVLLLAVARHGSLGRAAREVGISQPAASSRIRSMERQLGVALLDRSPRGSRLTDAGALVTDWARRVVEAAEAFDAGAQALRDRRDSRLRVAASMTIAEYLLPGWLIALRAGRPETAVSLLAGNSTVVARRLLEGEADLGFVEGLSVPEGLDGTVVAHDRLVVVVAPLHPWARRRTQLTPRELARTPLILRERGSGTRQVLDAALAVHGGLARPLLELSSTTAVKGAAESGAGPCVLSELALDEELSARRLVEIPVAGVRLRRQLRAVWPAGHRPTGPARDLLSLTAHPSGPARG; encoded by the coding sequence ATGTCCAGCCCCGTGCCCCCGCCCTCCTCGCTCTCCCACCGGGTCCCCGACCTGGGGGCCATGGTGCTCCTGCTCGCCGTCGCACGGCACGGCAGTCTGGGCAGGGCGGCCCGGGAGGTCGGCATCAGCCAGCCCGCCGCCTCCAGCCGCATCCGGTCGATGGAACGGCAGCTCGGGGTCGCGCTCCTGGACCGCTCGCCGCGCGGCTCCCGGCTGACCGACGCGGGCGCCCTCGTCACCGACTGGGCGCGCAGGGTCGTCGAGGCGGCCGAGGCGTTCGACGCGGGTGCCCAGGCGCTGCGCGACCGGCGCGACTCCCGGCTCCGGGTGGCCGCGAGCATGACCATCGCGGAGTACCTGCTGCCGGGCTGGCTGATCGCGCTGCGGGCGGGGCGCCCCGAGACGGCCGTGTCCCTGCTCGCGGGGAATTCGACCGTCGTCGCCCGGCGGCTGCTGGAGGGCGAGGCCGACCTGGGCTTCGTCGAGGGCCTGTCCGTGCCGGAGGGGCTCGACGGCACCGTCGTCGCACACGACCGCCTCGTCGTGGTGGTCGCCCCGCTCCATCCCTGGGCCCGCCGGCGTACCCAGCTGACCCCCCGGGAGCTCGCGCGGACCCCGCTGATCCTGCGCGAGCGGGGCTCGGGCACCCGGCAGGTGCTCGACGCGGCGCTCGCCGTGCACGGCGGGCTGGCCCGGCCGCTGCTGGAGCTCTCCTCGACCACGGCGGTGAAGGGGGCCGCCGAGAGCGGGGCAGGGCCCTGCGTGCTGAGCGAACTGGCACTCGACGAGGAGCTCTCGGCCCGGCGGCTGGTCGAGATCCCCGTCGCCGGTGTCCGGCTGCGCCGGCAGCTGCGCGCGGTCTGGCCCGCCGGGCACCGCCCCACCGGCCCGGCCCGCGATCTGCTCTCCCTGACCGCACATCCGTCCGGTCCGGCGCGCGGCTGA
- a CDS encoding TDT family transporter, with product MAIFPRTGTGTAAPRPVDLRLPSLRYLGPNWYATVMGTAVVATAGASLPVDVPGMRASCVVVWALSAVALAAVLTARAGHWILHRDQARAHLMDPAVAPFHGCMSMALLAVGAGTLVVGRDVIGHPAAVVVDTVLFTTGTVAALAVAVVVPYLMVVRHRLAPGTASPVWLLPLVSPMVSAAVGPLLVPELAPGQGREALLLACYAMFGLSLLGTLVVVPLVFSRLVHEGPLPLAMTPTLFLVLGPLGQSTTAVNQLADVAPGAIAAPYASAFGAFAVLYGVPVMGFALLWLALSAAMVVRAMRRGMGFTMTWWGFTFPVGTCVTGAAGLARHTGLDAFTWLAVGLYALLVTAWAVAGVRTLGGLFSGVLLAAPRPLRPGTVRTT from the coding sequence ATGGCCATCTTTCCGCGGACCGGGACCGGGACCGCAGCCCCCCGTCCCGTCGACCTCCGGCTCCCGTCCCTGCGGTACCTCGGCCCCAACTGGTACGCGACGGTCATGGGGACCGCCGTCGTCGCGACGGCGGGCGCCTCGCTGCCCGTGGACGTGCCGGGCATGCGCGCCTCCTGCGTCGTGGTGTGGGCCCTGTCCGCCGTGGCGCTGGCCGCCGTGCTGACGGCCCGGGCCGGGCACTGGATCCTCCACCGCGACCAGGCCCGCGCCCACCTCATGGACCCGGCCGTCGCCCCCTTCCACGGCTGTATGTCGATGGCGCTGCTGGCGGTCGGCGCGGGCACCCTGGTGGTCGGCCGGGACGTCATCGGACATCCTGCGGCCGTCGTCGTGGACACGGTGCTGTTCACGACGGGCACGGTCGCCGCACTCGCCGTCGCGGTGGTCGTCCCGTACCTGATGGTCGTGCGCCACCGTCTCGCCCCGGGTACCGCGTCGCCGGTCTGGCTGCTGCCGCTGGTGTCCCCGATGGTCTCGGCGGCGGTCGGCCCCCTGCTGGTGCCGGAGCTGGCCCCCGGACAGGGGCGTGAGGCGCTTCTGCTCGCCTGTTACGCGATGTTCGGGCTGTCCCTGCTCGGCACCCTGGTGGTCGTGCCGCTCGTCTTCTCCCGGCTGGTCCACGAGGGTCCGCTGCCCCTGGCCATGACCCCGACGCTGTTCCTCGTGCTCGGTCCGCTCGGCCAGTCCACGACCGCCGTCAACCAGCTGGCCGACGTGGCGCCGGGCGCGATCGCGGCGCCCTACGCGTCCGCCTTCGGCGCGTTCGCCGTCCTGTACGGGGTGCCGGTGATGGGGTTCGCCCTGCTGTGGCTCGCCCTGTCCGCCGCGATGGTGGTGCGCGCGATGCGGCGCGGCATGGGGTTCACGATGACGTGGTGGGGCTTCACCTTCCCGGTCGGTACATGCGTCACCGGCGCGGCGGGCCTCGCTCGGCACACCGGCCTGGACGCGTTCACCTGGCTGGCCGTGGGGCTCTACGCGCTGCTCGTGACGGCCTGGGCGGTCGCGGGCGTACGGACCCTGGGCGGGCTGTTCAGCGGAGTGCTGCTCGCAGCGCCCCGGCCGCTTCGGCCAGGGACGGTCCGTACCACGTGA
- a CDS encoding helical backbone metal receptor encodes MRVVSLVPSLTEAVAATGPGLLVGVTDWCTHPAGLTAARIGGTKNPDIAAVAALRPDLVLANEEENREPDLAALRDAGLDVLVTEVRTLDQAFVELGRVLTACGLARPPWLDESEAAWAALPAVHVPRPAVVPVWRRPWMVLGRDTFAGDLLARLGVRNVYAGHPDRYPRVPLAELNASGAELVVLPDEPYRFTPADGPEAFPGLPSAHVDGRHLTWYGPSLAEAAGALRAALR; translated from the coding sequence GTGCGTGTCGTCTCCCTCGTCCCGTCGCTCACCGAGGCGGTGGCCGCCACCGGTCCCGGGCTGCTGGTGGGGGTCACCGACTGGTGCACCCACCCGGCCGGGCTGACCGCGGCCCGGATCGGGGGCACGAAGAACCCCGACATCGCCGCCGTGGCCGCGCTGCGCCCCGACCTCGTCCTCGCCAACGAGGAGGAGAACCGGGAGCCGGACCTGGCCGCCCTGCGGGACGCGGGGCTCGACGTCCTGGTCACCGAGGTCCGCACCCTGGACCAGGCCTTCGTCGAGCTGGGGCGGGTCCTCACCGCCTGCGGCCTGGCCCGGCCGCCCTGGCTGGACGAGTCCGAGGCGGCCTGGGCGGCGCTGCCTGCCGTTCACGTGCCCCGCCCCGCGGTCGTGCCGGTCTGGCGCAGGCCCTGGATGGTGCTGGGCCGCGACACCTTCGCCGGCGACCTGCTGGCCCGGCTCGGCGTCCGGAACGTGTACGCCGGCCACCCCGACCGTTACCCGCGCGTGCCCCTCGCCGAGCTGAACGCGTCCGGTGCCGAGCTGGTCGTGCTGCCCGACGAGCCGTACCGGTTCACTCCCGCCGACGGCCCCGAGGCCTTTCCCGGGCTGCCCTCCGCACACGTCGACGGGCGTCACCTCACGTGGTACGGACCGTCCCTGGCCGAAGCGGCCGGGGCGCTGCGAGCAGCACTCCGCTGA
- a CDS encoding helix-turn-helix domain-containing protein, producing the protein MDDKEALRVGAAVRRRRRTLGLTLAAVAGRSGLSVPFLSQIENERARPSPRSLDRVAEALETTTERLRAAADSARAVDVVRADDEDGVRRLVRGRHQLSALEFIGEPDLGREFQHRNDEVMYVVEGAVEVEAEGQAHRLGKGDTLFLSGGVRHRWRATVPGTRLLVVSVAEHIDATYDSRR; encoded by the coding sequence ATGGACGACAAGGAAGCCCTTCGAGTGGGCGCCGCGGTTCGCCGACGCCGCAGGACGCTCGGACTCACCCTGGCCGCGGTGGCCGGGCGCAGCGGACTGTCCGTACCGTTCCTCAGCCAGATCGAGAACGAACGGGCCAGACCCAGCCCCCGCTCCCTGGACCGGGTGGCGGAGGCGCTGGAGACCACGACCGAGCGGCTGCGGGCAGCGGCCGACTCGGCCCGCGCGGTGGACGTCGTACGCGCGGACGACGAGGACGGTGTGCGCCGTCTGGTGCGCGGGCGGCACCAGCTCAGCGCGCTGGAGTTCATCGGTGAACCGGATCTCGGACGCGAGTTCCAGCACCGCAACGACGAGGTGATGTACGTCGTGGAGGGCGCCGTCGAGGTCGAGGCCGAGGGACAGGCCCACCGGCTGGGCAAGGGCGACACGCTCTTCCTCTCCGGCGGGGTCCGGCACCGTTGGCGGGCGACGGTCCCCGGCACCCGGCTGCTGGTCGTCTCGGTCGCGGAGCACATCGACGCGACGTACGACTCGCGTCGATGA
- a CDS encoding ABC transporter permease/substrate binding protein has translation MPRFTFGAWVEDAVDWLQSNLTWIFDAIKTVLGGMYDGVNAVLGGGEPLLMAGIFAVIAFWLRGVVPAVLTFVGFALIDSLALWDEAMATLSLVVVAAVITIVIAVPMGIWAARNNRVSSALRPVLDVMQTMPAFVYLIPGVMFFGVGVTPGVIATIVFAMPPGVRMTELGIRQVDSELVEAAEAFGTTPKHTLTRVQLPLALPTIMAGINQVIMLALSMVVIGGMAGAGGLGEKVYAAITQLQVGLAAESGIAVVILAMYLDRMTGALNERVSPLGRRAAAKAAAGARKLKFAHYKPGTAVAMTGVVVLALVAGGLNIAGSADSEASQTDSANVGKGQKINMGYIPWDEGIASTFLWKEILEQRGFETGMTQLDAGPLYSGVARGDIDFQTDSWLPTTHKDYWDKYSDQLDDLGSWYGPTSLELTVPSYVKGIDSLEDLKGQGKKFDGKIIGIESSAGMMGTLNKKVLKEYGLEGEYEVVSSSTSSMLAELNSSIKKKEPVVVTLWSPHWAYGKHDLKKLKDPKGAWGKGEEVHTVAHKGFAKKSPTVAKWLKDFKLSEKQLTSLENEIQGAGQGQEQDGVRTWLKKNPGLVDKLAPVPGGGGAQQGKDAGKTVNMGYFPWDEAIASTYLWQNMLEDRGYKTSVKQLDPGPLYTGLAQGQLDVQFDSWLPTTHKDYWDRYKENLTDLGSWYGPTSLELSVPSYVKGIDSLEDLKGQGKKFDGKIIGIESSAGMMGTLNKKVLKEYGLEGEYEVVSSSTSSMLAELNRSIKKKEPVVVTLWSPHWAYGKHDLKKLKDPKGAWGKGEQIHTVAKKDFAKDFPELTGWLKDFKLSEAQLASLEVELQKGGAGNEKESARRWMDANPDVVAKLAPVGS, from the coding sequence GTGCCTAGGTTCACCTTCGGCGCGTGGGTCGAGGACGCGGTCGACTGGCTCCAGTCGAACCTCACCTGGATCTTCGACGCCATCAAGACCGTGCTCGGCGGCATGTACGACGGCGTCAACGCCGTGCTGGGCGGCGGTGAGCCCCTGCTCATGGCCGGGATCTTCGCCGTCATCGCGTTCTGGCTGCGCGGTGTCGTCCCCGCGGTGCTCACCTTCGTGGGCTTCGCCCTCATCGACTCCCTCGCTCTCTGGGACGAGGCGATGGCCACGCTGTCGCTGGTCGTGGTGGCGGCGGTCATCACCATCGTGATCGCGGTGCCCATGGGTATCTGGGCGGCGCGCAACAACCGCGTCAGCTCCGCGCTGCGGCCGGTGCTCGACGTCATGCAGACGATGCCCGCCTTCGTCTACCTGATCCCCGGCGTCATGTTCTTCGGCGTCGGTGTCACCCCCGGTGTGATCGCCACGATCGTCTTCGCGATGCCGCCCGGCGTCCGGATGACCGAGCTCGGCATCCGCCAGGTCGACAGTGAGCTGGTCGAGGCCGCCGAGGCCTTCGGCACCACGCCGAAGCACACCCTCACCCGGGTGCAGCTGCCGCTCGCACTGCCGACGATCATGGCCGGAATCAACCAGGTCATCATGCTGGCGCTCTCGATGGTCGTCATCGGCGGCATGGCCGGCGCCGGCGGTCTCGGTGAGAAGGTCTACGCCGCGATCACCCAGCTCCAGGTCGGCCTCGCCGCCGAGAGCGGGATCGCCGTCGTCATCCTCGCCATGTACCTGGACCGGATGACCGGTGCGCTGAACGAGCGGGTCTCCCCGCTCGGCCGCCGCGCGGCCGCCAAGGCCGCCGCCGGTGCGCGGAAGCTGAAGTTCGCTCACTACAAGCCGGGAACCGCCGTCGCCATGACCGGTGTCGTCGTCCTCGCACTTGTCGCGGGCGGGCTCAACATCGCCGGTTCCGCCGACTCGGAGGCCTCGCAGACCGACAGCGCGAACGTCGGCAAGGGCCAGAAGATCAACATGGGGTACATCCCCTGGGACGAGGGCATCGCCTCCACCTTCCTGTGGAAGGAGATCCTGGAGCAGCGCGGCTTCGAGACCGGGATGACCCAGCTCGACGCCGGGCCGCTCTACTCCGGTGTCGCCCGCGGTGACATCGACTTCCAGACGGACTCCTGGCTGCCGACCACGCACAAGGACTACTGGGACAAGTACAGCGACCAGCTGGACGACCTCGGTTCCTGGTACGGCCCCACCTCGCTGGAGCTGACGGTTCCCTCGTACGTGAAGGGCATCGACTCGCTCGAGGACCTCAAGGGCCAGGGCAAGAAGTTCGACGGCAAGATCATCGGCATCGAGTCGAGCGCCGGGATGATGGGCACGCTGAACAAGAAGGTGCTCAAGGAGTACGGCCTCGAAGGTGAGTACGAGGTGGTCTCCTCCAGCACCTCCTCGATGCTGGCCGAGCTCAACTCCTCGATCAAGAAGAAGGAGCCCGTCGTGGTGACCCTGTGGTCGCCGCACTGGGCCTACGGCAAGCACGACCTGAAGAAGCTCAAGGACCCGAAGGGTGCCTGGGGCAAGGGCGAAGAGGTCCACACCGTCGCCCACAAGGGCTTCGCGAAGAAGTCGCCGACGGTCGCCAAGTGGCTGAAGGACTTCAAGCTCAGCGAGAAGCAGCTCACCAGCCTGGAGAACGAGATCCAGGGAGCCGGCCAGGGCCAGGAGCAGGACGGCGTCCGCACCTGGCTGAAGAAGAACCCGGGACTCGTCGACAAGCTGGCACCGGTGCCGGGCGGCGGCGGCGCGCAGCAGGGCAAGGACGCGGGCAAGACCGTCAACATGGGGTACTTCCCGTGGGACGAGGCCATCGCCAGCACCTACCTCTGGCAGAACATGCTGGAGGACCGCGGCTACAAGACCTCGGTCAAGCAGCTCGACCCGGGCCCGCTCTACACCGGTCTCGCCCAGGGCCAGCTCGACGTCCAGTTCGACTCCTGGCTGCCCACGACGCACAAGGACTACTGGGACCGGTACAAGGAGAACCTCACCGATCTCGGTTCCTGGTACGGGCCGACCTCGCTGGAGCTGTCGGTTCCCTCGTACGTGAAGGGCATCGACTCGCTCGAGGACCTCAAGGGCCAGGGCAAGAAGTTCGACGGCAAGATCATCGGCATCGAGTCGAGCGCCGGGATGATGGGCACCCTCAACAAGAAGGTGCTCAAGGAGTACGGCCTCGAAGGTGAGTACGAGGTGGTCTCCTCCAGCACCTCCTCGATGCTGGCCGAGCTGAACCGGTCGATCAAGAAGAAGGAGCCGGTCGTGGTGACCCTGTGGTCGCCGCACTGGGCCTACGGCAAGCACGACCTGAAGAAGCTCAAGGACCCGAAGGGTGCCTGGGGCAAGGGCGAGCAGATCCACACCGTCGCCAAGAAGGACTTCGCCAAGGACTTCCCGGAGCTGACGGGCTGGCTGAAGGACTTCAAGCTCAGCGAGGCACAGCTGGCCTCGCTCGAGGTGGAGCTCCAGAAGGGCGGCGCCGGCAACGAGAAGGAGTCCGCCCGCCGCTGGATGGACGCCAACCCGGACGTCGTGGCGAAGCTGGCCCCTGTCGGCAGCTGA
- a CDS encoding quaternary amine ABC transporter ATP-binding protein, whose amino-acid sequence MSRLQAEHLYKVFGRRPDQAVQRLEGGTHRDELRADGTTAAVIDASFTVEPGQIFVVMGLSGSGKSTLLRMLNGLLEPTAGKVLFDGQDLTALSPRELRSVRSTKISMVFQHFALFPHRSVLENAAYGLEVQGVPRAERETRATEALEMTGLAGWEKSWPDELSGGMQQRVGLARALATDADLLLMDESFSALDPLIRRDMQDQLLELQKRLKKTIVFITHDLNEAMRLGDRIAVMRDGEIVQQGTAEDILVRPSNDYVASFIQDVDRSRVLTAGSIMERPEAGRSDAELKAEAPATVTSETPIAELFTPCSTSGADVAVTGEDGGVIGVVPRERLLAALGEEPQVHQQVPVQREVKKVIAGA is encoded by the coding sequence GTGTCAAGGCTGCAAGCGGAGCACCTGTACAAGGTGTTCGGCAGACGACCCGATCAAGCCGTGCAGAGGCTCGAAGGCGGTACCCACCGCGACGAGCTGCGCGCCGACGGAACGACCGCAGCGGTGATCGACGCCTCGTTCACCGTGGAGCCGGGCCAGATCTTCGTCGTCATGGGGCTCTCCGGATCCGGCAAGTCCACCCTGCTGCGGATGCTCAACGGTCTGCTGGAGCCCACGGCCGGCAAGGTGCTGTTCGACGGTCAGGACCTGACCGCGCTCAGCCCCCGCGAGCTGCGCAGTGTCCGCTCGACGAAGATCAGCATGGTCTTCCAGCACTTCGCGCTCTTCCCTCACCGCAGCGTGCTCGAGAACGCCGCGTACGGCCTGGAGGTCCAGGGCGTCCCGCGGGCCGAGCGGGAGACGCGCGCCACGGAGGCGCTGGAGATGACCGGCCTCGCCGGCTGGGAGAAGTCCTGGCCCGACGAGCTGTCCGGCGGCATGCAGCAGCGTGTGGGCCTGGCCCGCGCGCTCGCCACCGACGCCGACCTGCTGCTGATGGACGAGTCCTTCAGCGCGCTCGACCCGCTGATCCGCCGTGACATGCAGGACCAGCTCCTCGAACTGCAGAAGCGCCTGAAGAAGACGATCGTCTTCATCACCCACGACCTCAACGAGGCCATGCGCCTCGGCGACCGCATCGCCGTGATGCGGGACGGCGAGATCGTGCAGCAGGGCACCGCCGAGGACATCCTCGTCCGGCCCTCCAACGACTACGTCGCGTCCTTCATCCAGGACGTCGACCGCTCCCGGGTCCTCACGGCCGGCTCGATCATGGAGAGGCCCGAAGCGGGCCGCTCCGACGCCGAGCTGAAGGCCGAGGCGCCCGCGACGGTGACCTCGGAGACCCCCATAGCCGAGCTCTTCACCCCGTGCTCCACCAGCGGCGCGGACGTCGCCGTCACCGGTGAGGACGGCGGTGTCATCGGTGTCGTGCCGCGGGAGAGGCTCCTGGCCGCCCTAGGCGAGGAACCCCAGGTCCACCAGCAGGTACCGGTACAGCGTGAGGTCAAGAAGGTGATCGCCGGTGCCTAG